The following are encoded in a window of Geobacter metallireducens GS-15 genomic DNA:
- a CDS encoding monovalent cation:proton antiporter family protein: protein MSYEVLKDLEILFGLAVFTVVLLRRFMLPSIIGFLATGILAGPYALGLIEDTHQVEQMAEIGVVLLLFTIGIEFSLKELMRIKHLVFWGGGMQVGVTILIVAALAVAFGSTLPQATFYGFLVALSSTAILMKLLMDSGEMDTPHGKMALGILIFQDLCVVPLMLFTPFLAGAGNGWTGILLVSAKAVAVVVIAHFGSRFAVPWLFEQVVKSRSRELFILTIIFIGFGTAWLTAQVGLSLALGAFIAGLAISESEYSHQALGDIIPFRDAFMSLFFISVGMLLDPSVILKQPLLVGSLVVIILVVKFLVTGGAAVALGVPARVGIVTGLALAQIGEFSFILCQTGVQHGLLSKEHYQVFLAASVATMALTPLCLKIGAPVAAWLVRILPAPLTRGRGVLRGKEKKVTLSDHVIVVGFGVNGKNLSRVLKAQKIRHVIIETNPFTVSAEKSKGTRIMFGDASRPEVLTHAAVEHARIIVIAISDAAASRRVVAQARQMSPTIHIIVRTRYILEMEPLYKIGANEVIPEEFETSIEIFSRVLRNFLVPHDQIDHCVAEIRRDSYDMFRTMSRRHSHAVGIAGYLTGAEIGSFRVKKGAPLEGESLRQGTLRSRSGATLLVIKRGDEVTPNPDPVWVLQEGDIVLLLGTPEQLAAAARLFEAPTVPSKGTAVLGAH, encoded by the coding sequence CCTTCTCTTCACCATCGGCATCGAGTTCTCCCTCAAGGAGCTGATGCGGATCAAGCATCTGGTCTTCTGGGGGGGCGGGATGCAGGTGGGGGTCACCATCCTCATCGTGGCCGCCCTGGCCGTCGCCTTCGGTTCGACGCTCCCCCAGGCCACCTTCTACGGCTTCCTGGTGGCCCTCTCCAGCACCGCCATTCTCATGAAGCTCCTCATGGACAGCGGGGAGATGGACACCCCCCACGGCAAGATGGCCCTGGGCATCTTGATCTTTCAGGACCTCTGCGTGGTGCCGCTCATGCTCTTCACCCCCTTCCTGGCTGGGGCCGGCAATGGCTGGACGGGAATTCTCCTCGTGTCGGCCAAGGCGGTGGCCGTGGTGGTGATCGCCCACTTCGGCTCCCGGTTCGCGGTCCCCTGGCTCTTCGAGCAGGTGGTCAAGAGCCGCAGCCGCGAACTTTTCATCCTGACCATCATCTTCATCGGCTTCGGCACTGCCTGGCTTACGGCACAGGTGGGACTCTCCCTTGCCCTCGGGGCATTCATTGCCGGCCTCGCCATCTCCGAATCGGAGTACAGCCACCAGGCCTTGGGGGACATCATCCCGTTCCGCGACGCCTTCATGAGCCTCTTCTTCATCTCTGTCGGGATGCTCCTGGATCCCTCGGTCATCCTGAAGCAGCCGCTCCTGGTGGGCTCTCTCGTTGTAATCATCCTGGTGGTCAAGTTCCTGGTCACAGGTGGAGCTGCCGTGGCCCTGGGAGTTCCTGCCCGCGTCGGCATCGTTACGGGGCTTGCCCTGGCCCAGATCGGCGAATTCTCTTTTATCCTCTGCCAGACAGGTGTGCAGCACGGCCTGCTCTCCAAGGAGCACTATCAGGTCTTTCTGGCTGCTTCAGTGGCCACCATGGCCCTCACCCCGCTCTGTCTGAAGATCGGCGCCCCGGTTGCCGCATGGCTGGTGCGGATTCTGCCGGCTCCACTGACGCGGGGAAGGGGAGTCCTGCGCGGGAAGGAGAAGAAGGTCACTCTTTCGGACCATGTGATCGTGGTCGGCTTCGGGGTCAACGGCAAGAACCTTTCCCGGGTGCTGAAGGCACAAAAAATTCGCCATGTTATCATCGAGACCAACCCCTTTACGGTATCCGCCGAGAAGAGCAAGGGGACTCGCATCATGTTCGGCGACGCCTCGCGGCCCGAGGTCCTGACCCATGCCGCCGTGGAGCATGCCCGCATCATCGTCATCGCCATTTCCGACGCCGCCGCCAGCCGCCGGGTCGTGGCCCAGGCGCGGCAGATGAGCCCGACGATCCACATCATCGTTCGCACCCGTTATATCCTTGAAATGGAGCCCTTGTACAAAATAGGGGCCAATGAGGTGATCCCCGAGGAGTTCGAAACCTCCATCGAGATTTTCTCGCGGGTCCTGCGCAATTTCCTCGTCCCCCACGACCAGATCGACCACTGCGTTGCCGAGATCCGGCGGGATTCCTACGACATGTTCCGCACCATGAGCCGTCGCCACAGCCACGCCGTCGGCATCGCCGGCTACCTGACCGGCGCCGAGATCGGGAGCTTCCGGGTCAAGAAGGGGGCGCCCCTGGAGGGTGAGAGCCTCCGCCAGGGCACGCTGCGGAGCCGCTCGGGAGCAACACTCCTGGTCATCAAGCGGGGTGACGAAGTGACTCCCAACCCCGATCCGGTCTGGGTGTTGCAGGAGGGTGACATCGTGCTGCTTCTCGGCACGCCGGAACAGTTGGCTGCCGCAGCGCGGCTCTTCGAGGCGCCGACGGTACCCTCGAAGGGGACAGCGGTTTTGGGCGCCCACTGA
- a CDS encoding flavodoxin family protein: MKKVLVTYYSRSGNTEKMARMIADGLATKDVAVDLRKVEEVELDTLPSYDGFIVGSPNYFGTMAWPVKKFVDESVKYFKKLDGKAAAAFTSEGMIGGGGDTVVLDILKAFLIHGCVVQGLTSAGHYGPVAVGAPDGRIADEVGVLVDKFAALVKRI; encoded by the coding sequence ATGAAGAAAGTTCTCGTAACCTACTACTCCCGCAGCGGCAACACCGAGAAGATGGCGCGGATGATCGCCGACGGCCTCGCCACGAAGGATGTAGCCGTTGACCTCAGGAAGGTGGAAGAGGTGGAGCTCGACACGCTCCCCTCCTACGACGGCTTCATCGTCGGTTCCCCCAACTACTTCGGCACCATGGCGTGGCCGGTGAAGAAGTTCGTGGACGAGAGCGTCAAGTACTTCAAGAAGCTCGACGGCAAGGCGGCGGCCGCCTTCACCTCCGAGGGGATGATCGGGGGGGGCGGCGACACGGTGGTCCTCGATATCCTCAAGGCATTCCTGATCCACGGTTGCGTCGTCCAGGGGCTCACCTCGGCCGGCCACTACGGTCCCGTGGCCGTTGGGGCTCCCGACGGGCGGATCGCCGACGAGGTCGGTGTACTGGTGGACAAATTCGCGGCGCTCGTGAAAAGGATCTGA
- a CDS encoding HD domain-containing protein produces MTAGGLHNGSGGMESARHCRELVERWLADGSFDARLPEVVRLRGVLQPEQYHAEGDAWTHTMLAMEAVPDDADPRVFWGVLLHDIGKAETTAFIKGRWRSWGHAEAGAGEVSAIMTRLGFPHLAADVTWLVKHHTFHFSWNLTPGARLSPKQRRFMEHPLFPLLLEVCDADAAGSRGGSDKGVKIGQLADMYADVTKGWADS; encoded by the coding sequence ATGACCGCCGGGGGGCTCCATAACGGCAGCGGGGGGATGGAATCCGCCCGTCACTGCCGGGAGCTGGTCGAGCGGTGGCTCGCTGACGGGAGCTTCGATGCGCGGCTCCCTGAAGTGGTCCGACTGCGCGGCGTTCTCCAGCCCGAGCAGTACCATGCCGAGGGGGACGCCTGGACCCACACCATGCTCGCCATGGAAGCCGTCCCTGACGACGCCGACCCCCGCGTCTTCTGGGGGGTGCTCCTCCACGATATCGGAAAGGCCGAAACCACCGCCTTCATCAAGGGACGGTGGCGCTCCTGGGGGCATGCGGAAGCCGGGGCCGGGGAGGTGTCTGCCATCATGACGCGGCTCGGCTTCCCGCACCTTGCTGCCGACGTGACGTGGCTCGTCAAGCATCACACCTTCCACTTCTCTTGGAACCTGACCCCCGGCGCACGGCTTTCGCCCAAGCAGCGCCGGTTCATGGAGCACCCCCTCTTTCCGCTCCTTCTGGAGGTCTGCGACGCCGACGCCGCCGGCTCCCGGGGAGGGAGCGACAAGGGGGTGAAGATCGGGCAGCTGGCCGACATGTACGCCGACGTCACCAAAGGTTGGGCGGATTCGTGA
- a CDS encoding DUF2845 domain-containing protein — MNGKTGFIGIILLALVPWNAGATETGTMICRGGIVSIGDAIPEVLQKCGPPAFSSQREQVEVGGSVKPGVSRTYTKVSVDDWTYNFGPNEFMYRVIFENGKVAQIESLEWGY, encoded by the coding sequence ATGAACGGGAAAACAGGGTTCATCGGCATCATCCTTTTGGCGCTGGTTCCGTGGAATGCTGGCGCCACCGAGACCGGCACCATGATCTGCAGAGGGGGGATCGTTTCCATCGGCGACGCCATCCCCGAGGTGCTGCAGAAGTGCGGCCCCCCCGCTTTCTCTTCCCAGCGGGAGCAGGTGGAAGTCGGCGGCAGCGTAAAGCCCGGCGTCAGCCGCACCTACACGAAAGTTTCGGTGGACGACTGGACCTATAACTTTGGACCCAACGAGTTCATGTACCGGGTTATCTTCGAGAATGGCAAAGTAGCGCAGATCGAGAGCCTGGAATGGGGATACTGA
- the hoxE gene encoding bidirectional hydrogenase complex protein HoxE, with product MGRTSRFTLQSSEITPESISQTPSTPTELTSDPRFQAVERTIKQFQCRADALIEVLHVAQEAFGYLSDELMAHVARQLKIPFSQVYGVATFYHFFSLEPRGAHTCVVCTGTACYVKRSAEILVRLEQEFRVKAGKTTEDGGLTLSTIRCLGSCGQAPVMVLDGETVGQCTPDSAVVAVKALQESGRPRPNDEGGVRQEGGGGRTP from the coding sequence ATGGGACGCACCAGCCGCTTTACCCTCCAATCATCGGAAATCACCCCCGAGAGCATCTCTCAGACCCCCTCTACTCCTACAGAATTGACATCCGATCCCCGTTTCCAGGCGGTGGAACGGACCATCAAGCAGTTCCAGTGCCGGGCCGACGCCCTCATTGAGGTGCTCCACGTGGCCCAGGAGGCCTTCGGCTACCTGAGCGACGAGCTCATGGCCCACGTGGCGAGGCAGTTGAAAATCCCCTTCAGCCAGGTCTACGGGGTCGCCACCTTCTACCACTTCTTTTCCCTTGAACCCCGCGGCGCCCATACCTGCGTCGTCTGCACCGGCACGGCCTGCTATGTGAAGCGATCCGCCGAGATCCTTGTGCGCCTTGAGCAGGAGTTCAGGGTCAAGGCCGGCAAGACCACCGAAGACGGTGGCCTCACGCTCTCCACAATCCGGTGCCTTGGTAGTTGCGGCCAGGCGCCAGTCATGGTTCTTGACGGGGAGACGGTGGGACAATGCACCCCCGATTCGGCCGTTGTCGCGGTAAAGGCGCTTCAGGAGAGCGGCCGGCCCCGGCCGAACGATGAGGGAGGGGTGCGGCAGGAGGGGGGAGGGGGGAGAACCCCATGA